A genomic window from Vanessa cardui chromosome Z, ilVanCard2.1, whole genome shotgun sequence includes:
- the LOC124543379 gene encoding flightin isoform X1 yields MWDDVVEEDAAAKPAEAAAAAAAPPAEGAEGAAPDQPKAEEAEPPPPENVTQGTDPKRLVCKHWVRPKFFQYNYLYDYQRNYYDDIINYLDKRNHGIPVEKPTPQTWGERALRTYLSKGYSYSSKKYSKDTTLLRHISVGAKFQRAHTKSLISRKYSKLGFNTVYL; encoded by the exons ATGTGGGATGATGTGGTAGAAGAAGACGCAGCAGCGAAGCCCGCAGAGGCTGCAGCCGCTGCTGCTGCACCACCAGCCGAAGGAGCTGAAGGAGCCGCACCAGATCAGCCCAAAGCTGAGGAGGCTGAACCTCCACCGCCAGAAAATGTTACTCAAGGCACTGATCCTAAGCGACTTGTATGCAAACATTGGGTTAG ACCAAAATTCTTCCAGTACAACTACCTTTACGATTACCAAAGGAATTACTATGACGATATAATCAACTACTTGGACAAACGCAATCACGGAATACCAGTCGAGAAACCGACCCCGCAGACATGGGGCGAACGCGCTCTCAGAACTTACCTCTCAAAAGGCTACAGCTATAGCTCCAAGAAATACAGCAAGGATACGACTCTCCTTCGTCACATTTCAGTTGGTGCCAAGTTCCAACGCGCCCATACAAAGTCCCTTATCTCGAGGAAGTATTCCAAACTAGGATTTAACACCGTGTACCTATAG
- the LOC124543379 gene encoding flightin isoform X2, with translation MWDDVVEEDAAAKPAEAAAAAAAPPAEGAEGAAPDQPKAEEAEPPPPENVTQGTDPKRLVCKHWVRPKFFQYNYLYDYQRNYYDDIINYLDKRNHGIPVEKPTPQTWGERALRTYLSKGYSYSSKKYSKDTTLLRHISVGAKFQRAHTKSLISRISLS, from the exons ATGTGGGATGATGTGGTAGAAGAAGACGCAGCAGCGAAGCCCGCAGAGGCTGCAGCCGCTGCTGCTGCACCACCAGCCGAAGGAGCTGAAGGAGCCGCACCAGATCAGCCCAAAGCTGAGGAGGCTGAACCTCCACCGCCAGAAAATGTTACTCAAGGCACTGATCCTAAGCGACTTGTATGCAAACATTGGGTTAG ACCAAAATTCTTCCAGTACAACTACCTTTACGATTACCAAAGGAATTACTATGACGATATAATCAACTACTTGGACAAACGCAATCACGGAATACCAGTCGAGAAACCGACCCCGCAGACATGGGGCGAACGCGCTCTCAGAACTTACCTCTCAAAAGGCTACAGCTATAGCTCCAAGAAATACAGCAAGGATACGACTCTCCTTCGTCACATTTCAGTTGGTGCCAAGTTCCAACGCGCCCATACAAAGTCCCTTATCTCGAG GATTTCGTTGTCGTGA
- the LOC124543374 gene encoding uncharacterized protein LOC124543374 isoform X1 gives MFLLLAYPTIFLLDYISIASTDSSKDILDEENKNATNGEKFIQEVINGKKPTVRPESLIFTAPFKLCKGECESNVNNFVMLFPIHVGLKRSQTVYKSIYPRDNEKRFSSEDNAPFRKSTTRHPYTLCPPYTTTSGEELRAPIVRPECSHRVSKVNFNKKIYTTKGDIFNISESNYFPKPEETLKRRFPPTSYRNSKKSFQTSWPFG, from the exons ATGTTTTTACTACTGGCTTAcccaacaatatttttattagattatatttcaaTAGCTTCAACGGATTCTTCAAAAGATATATTagatgaagaaaataaaaatgccaCTAACGGAGAGAAATTTATACAAGAAGTTATTAATGGCAAAA AACCAACCGTCCGACCAGAAAGTCTAATTTTTACTGCACCTTTTAAATTGTGTAAGGGAGAGTGCGAatcaaatgttaataattttgttatgttattccCAATTCACGTTGGATTAAAAAGAAGTCAAACTGTGTATAAATCTATCTACCCAAGAGATAATGAGAAAAGATTTTCATCGGAAGATAATGCTCCATTTAGGAAAAGTACAACAAGACACCCATACACGCTATGTCCTCCTTATACTACAACGTCTGGTGAAGAATTGAGAGCACCGATCGTAAGGCCAGAATGTTCGCATAGAGttagtaaagtaaattttaacaaaaaaatttatacGACTAAAGgtgatatattcaatattagtgAAAGCAATTACTTTCCCAAACCGGAAGAAACACTTAAACGTCGTTTTCCTCCCACATCCTATAGGAATTCTAAGAAAAGTTTCCAAACGTCTTGGCCGTTTGgatga
- the LOC124543374 gene encoding uncharacterized protein LOC124543374 isoform X2, with translation MKKIKMPLTERNLYKKLLMAKSILMMVSSTCFNVQAALPWEHWSWSMPQAPIEHFFRRYENNLIPIKLPRIQCECPPNKECNMEYEINKDMIYFQNLKGIIKDNELMKLKEDFDENIIRKNKNTGKIINETLILNRKRRHGDVILGSKELTRDCCCPTRIVKIPAFITNKKFDEVVERINKKGL, from the exons atgaagaaaataaaaatgccaCTAACGGAGAGAAATTTATACAAGAAGTTATTAATGGCAAAA TCAATCTTGATGATGGTGTCAAGCACTTGTTTTAACGTTCAAGCAGCATTACCCTGGGAACATTGGTCATGGTCGATGCCCCAAGCACCTATTGAGCATTTCTTCCGGAgatatgaaaacaatttaataccAATTAAATTACCAAGAATTCAGTGCGAATGTCCGCCGAATAAAG AATGTAATATGGAATACGAAATCAATAAGGATAtgatttactttcaaaatttgAAAGGTATCATTAAAGACAATGAATTGATGAAACTAAAAgaagattttgatgaaaatataattcgaaaaaataagaatacaggaaaaataattaacgaaacattaatattaaatagaaaaagaagACATGGCGATGTTATATTAGGTTCAAAAGAATTAACTAGAGATTGTTGTTGTCCGACAAGAATTGTTAAAATTCCTGCTTTTATAACGAATAAGAAGTTCGACGAAGTTGTTGaaagaataaacaaaaaaggaCTTTAA